One window from the genome of Carnobacteriaceae bacterium zg-84 encodes:
- a CDS encoding threonine-phosphate decarboxylase → MKIEHGGNVDALAMQLGYNREDCIDFSANINPFGVSKALRQVIIESIDALVHYPDIHYRAAKNAIATYHQLPAETVLLSNGAVEIFYELARFFKPKQVLTLSPTFMEYEKAFSQVGAKIKLCPLDSSYQWTFDSMMPYLSMLTSGDVVLICNPNNPTGTLVTSEELKKVANYLSDKNIYLVIDEAFVDFLMDEVQYTFVPFLKEYPHVIVVKSLTKFYAIPGLRLGYALTFLTSCLTDIDNKRAPWSINTLADRAVPVILKDINYQKQTKQWLHQEKEFLYNALVSFHQLDVVKPTVNYIFFTYLGELDLRKALWEKKVFIRSCQNYHGLTTQHYRVAVRTRKENEQLIKAIQEIFDNEVIHEKC, encoded by the coding sequence ATGAAAATAGAGCATGGAGGAAATGTAGATGCTTTAGCAATGCAACTTGGTTATAACCGAGAGGATTGCATTGATTTCAGTGCAAATATCAATCCTTTTGGTGTGTCTAAAGCATTAAGACAAGTCATTATAGAGAGTATAGATGCTTTAGTACATTACCCAGACATCCATTATCGAGCAGCAAAAAATGCGATTGCTACTTATCATCAGCTCCCTGCAGAAACCGTATTATTATCAAATGGAGCCGTTGAAATTTTTTATGAATTAGCACGCTTTTTTAAACCAAAACAAGTGCTTACATTAAGCCCTACTTTCATGGAATATGAAAAAGCATTTTCTCAAGTTGGTGCTAAAATTAAACTTTGTCCACTTGATTCTTCTTATCAATGGACATTTGATAGTATGATGCCGTATTTATCAATGTTAACAAGTGGTGATGTGGTATTGATTTGTAATCCGAATAATCCAACAGGCACATTAGTGACAAGTGAGGAACTTAAAAAAGTTGCAAATTATTTAAGTGATAAAAATATTTATTTAGTGATTGATGAAGCTTTTGTTGATTTTTTAATGGATGAAGTACAATATACATTTGTACCATTTTTAAAAGAGTATCCACATGTGATTGTCGTGAAATCTTTAACAAAGTTTTATGCTATTCCAGGATTACGTCTAGGATATGCTCTTACTTTTTTAACATCGTGTTTAACAGATATTGATAATAAAAGAGCACCTTGGAGTATTAACACATTAGCAGATAGAGCAGTGCCAGTTATTTTAAAAGATATAAATTATCAAAAACAAACGAAGCAGTGGTTACATCAAGAAAAAGAGTTCTTATATAATGCTCTTGTTAGTTTTCATCAGCTTGATGTTGTCAAACCAACAGTGAATTATATTTTCTTTACATACTTGGGCGAACTTGATTTAAGGAAAGCCTTATGGGAGAAGAAAGTCTTTATTCGCTCGTGTCAAAACTATCATGGATTGACAACACAGCATTATCGTGTTGCAGTGCGTACACGAAAGGAAAATGAGCAGTTGATTAAAGCAATACAAGA
- a CDS encoding EutP/PduV family microcompartment system protein: MKKIMFVGSVGVGKTTLTQRLKGLDISYYKTQAIQFYDAIIDTPGEFLQHRQYYNALTVTAAEADVIGLLISSAETMQTFPQGFASLFTKPVIGVVTKIDMAKDPSLIERARLQLKLAGAIRIFEISSVENIGIDDLREYLMDDDK, translated from the coding sequence ATGAAAAAAATTATGTTTGTTGGATCAGTTGGTGTTGGAAAAACAACATTAACACAAAGATTAAAAGGATTAGATATTAGTTATTATAAAACGCAAGCCATTCAGTTTTATGATGCTATTATTGACACACCAGGAGAATTTTTACAACATAGACAATATTATAATGCGTTGACAGTAACTGCTGCGGAAGCAGATGTGATAGGTTTATTGATTTCATCTGCGGAAACGATGCAGACATTTCCACAAGGTTTTGCATCCCTTTTTACAAAACCTGTTATAGGTGTTGTCACAAAAATTGATATGGCAAAAGATCCATCTTTAATTGAGCGAGCAAGACTACAATTAAAATTAGCAGGAGCAATTAGAATTTTTGAAATTTCTTCTGTTGAAAATATTGGTATTGATGATTTGCGTGAATATTTAATGGACGATGACAAATAA
- a CDS encoding haloacid dehalogenase-like hydrolase: protein MKKRVIFMCGATLLLAACQAPQTTKMEQTTTQQAQSVKTLEKGVWEDKLYARLSKLVADNGKTNANYKADAKPYAVFDWDNTTIINDIGEATFTYQIMNLEFKMTPEKFGEAIRKNLPSDDFKEDWNNKDGGRVNIDKIAKDLESDYTFLYNNYSGMKGTKSLDELKSTDEYKDFSAKLRYLYEAVGSTFSSDISYPWVTYLYAGMTSEEVQALTEKSIDYALKDELKEETWESPATLKGEAGQVSVSFKTGVRSVKEMQDLYATLMENGIDVYICSASYIDVIIPYATNSKYGYNIPKENIYAMMLSKDSNGVIQAELNPEYAQTQGAGKTETIKKYMAATHKDKEPILIAGDSNGDYAMLTDFKDLQVGIIFNRIRPTEKGIGKLSKEAADTYDKDDARYFLQGRDENKGILLHGRETILLGKTEAELLKK, encoded by the coding sequence ATGAAAAAACGTGTTATTTTTATGTGTGGAGCAACATTGCTATTAGCAGCATGTCAAGCACCACAAACAACAAAAATGGAGCAAACAACAACGCAACAAGCTCAAAGTGTTAAAACACTCGAAAAAGGTGTATGGGAAGATAAATTATATGCTCGCTTGTCAAAATTAGTTGCTGATAATGGTAAAACAAATGCAAACTATAAAGCAGATGCAAAACCTTATGCTGTATTTGATTGGGATAACACAACAATTATTAACGATATTGGTGAAGCAACATTCACTTATCAAATCATGAATTTAGAATTCAAAATGACACCAGAAAAATTTGGTGAAGCCATTCGTAAAAACTTACCAAGTGATGATTTTAAAGAAGATTGGAATAATAAAGACGGTGGCCGTGTAAATATTGATAAAATTGCAAAAGATTTAGAATCAGACTATACATTCTTATACAATAATTATAGTGGCATGAAAGGGACAAAATCATTAGATGAATTAAAATCAACTGATGAATATAAAGACTTTAGTGCTAAATTACGTTATTTATATGAAGCTGTTGGCTCAACATTTAGTTCAGACATTAGCTATCCATGGGTAACATATTTATATGCAGGCATGACATCTGAAGAAGTACAAGCATTAACTGAAAAATCTATTGACTATGCTTTAAAAGATGAATTAAAAGAAGAAACATGGGAAAGTCCAGCAACATTAAAAGGTGAAGCAGGACAAGTTAGTGTATCTTTCAAAACAGGTGTACGTTCTGTTAAAGAAATGCAAGACTTATACGCAACTTTAATGGAAAATGGTATTGACGTATATATTTGTTCAGCATCTTATATTGATGTTATTATTCCTTATGCAACAAATAGTAAATATGGATATAATATTCCTAAAGAAAATATCTATGCTATGATGCTATCTAAAGATAGCAATGGTGTTATTCAAGCTGAATTAAATCCAGAATATGCACAAACACAAGGTGCAGGTAAAACAGAAACGATTAAAAAATATATGGCAGCAACTCACAAAGATAAAGAACCTATCTTGATTGCAGGTGACAGCAATGGGGACTATGCAATGTTAACTGACTTTAAAGATTTACAAGTAGGTATTATCTTTAACCGTATCAGACCAACTGAAAAAGGTATCGGTAAATTGTCTAAAGAAGCGGCAGACACATATGATAAAGATGATGCAAGATACTTCTTACAAGGTCGTGACGAAAATAAAGGTATATTATTACACGGACGTGAAACAATTTTATTAGGTAAAACAGAAGCAGAATTATTGAAAAAATAA
- a CDS encoding ABC transporter ATP-binding protein, translating to MIEFRQVCKKYEDTIIIENLDLTIPTGEFLTVIGSSGSGKTTLMKMINGLVSIDSGDVLIDGKSIADEDLIELRRRIGYAIQGNILFPHLTVFENIAYVLRLKQYPQEDIDRIVYEKLDMIGLSHEIATMFPNALSGGQQQRVGIARALASNPDILLMDEPFGAVDAITRYQVQNELKQLHRQLKNTIVFITHDIAEALKLGTRVMVLDEGKIQQIGTPDEIRLHPKNEFVERLIVLSGV from the coding sequence ATGATTGAGTTTAGACAAGTATGTAAAAAATATGAAGATACAATCATTATTGAGAATTTAGATTTAACGATTCCAACAGGTGAATTTTTAACAGTCATTGGATCATCTGGTTCAGGAAAAACGACTCTTATGAAAATGATCAATGGTTTAGTGAGTATTGATAGCGGAGATGTGTTAATTGACGGAAAAAGTATTGCGGATGAAGATTTAATTGAATTAAGACGGCGTATTGGATATGCTATTCAAGGAAATATTTTATTTCCGCATTTAACCGTTTTTGAAAATATTGCTTATGTGTTGCGATTAAAACAATATCCTCAAGAAGATATTGACAGAATTGTCTATGAAAAATTAGATATGATTGGATTATCTCATGAGATTGCAACGATGTTTCCCAATGCATTGTCTGGAGGGCAACAGCAACGTGTAGGGATTGCTCGAGCATTAGCATCTAATCCAGATATTTTGTTAATGGATGAACCTTTTGGTGCAGTGGATGCTATTACAAGATACCAAGTGCAAAATGAGTTAAAACAACTTCATAGACAACTAAAAAATACGATTGTCTTTATCACACATGATATAGCAGAAGCATTGAAATTAGGGACACGAGTCATGGTATTAGACGAAGGAAAAATTCAACAAATTGGAACACCTGATGAGATTCGTTTGCATCCAAAAAACGAATTTGTTGAACGTTTAATTGTATTATCTGGTGTATAG
- a CDS encoding ABC transporter permease subunit, producing the protein MKSIIDLFLNEYPFFMDLLKQHIIVSFISIILAIIFGIGIGIYMTKKPKLATILLSIVNVLYTIPAIALLGFLIGITGVGNTTAVVALTLYALLPVVKSTYVGLMSVDSLIIEAAEGMGSTPNQILYKIMFPLSLPILMSGIRNMVTMTIALAGIASFVGAGGLGVAIYRGITTNNLNMTVVGSLLIAILALVADFLLANIEKRIQVHHGLSKHIKKWVMSIAVLFTVIIGAFYLVPMEKPIHIATKPTTEGYVLGEMLKQLIEEKTDLNVKITHGVGGGTANIHPAVLKGEFDMYPEYTGTAWQVVLKHTEPYYEGKFDVLMKDYHDMFHLEWGNNFGFNDTYGIAVRKEIADQYQLKTYSDLVAIANQLTFGAEYDFYEREDGYKALQKVYDLSFKKTVDMDNGLKYQAIHDGKIDVMTIFTTDGQLSSANIVVLEDDKKLYPSYVAGTVVREDVLMQHPELRKVLALLNHTLDDKTMSELNDKVESKGEKPSDVAKNYLKTLGLIGE; encoded by the coding sequence ATGAAAAGTATTATTGATTTATTTTTAAATGAGTATCCATTTTTTATGGATTTACTTAAACAACATATTATTGTATCGTTTATATCCATTATACTTGCCATTATTTTCGGTATAGGTATCGGTATTTATATGACAAAAAAACCTAAATTAGCAACAATCTTATTAAGTATAGTGAATGTGTTATATACCATTCCTGCGATTGCTTTATTAGGTTTTTTAATTGGAATTACAGGTGTTGGTAATACAACAGCTGTTGTTGCCTTGACATTGTATGCTTTATTACCTGTCGTCAAAAGTACTTATGTTGGATTGATGTCTGTGGATAGTTTAATTATCGAAGCTGCCGAAGGCATGGGGAGTACGCCCAATCAAATTTTGTATAAAATCATGTTTCCTCTGTCTTTACCAATTTTGATGTCGGGTATTCGAAATATGGTAACTATGACGATTGCTTTAGCAGGGATAGCTTCTTTTGTTGGTGCAGGTGGATTAGGTGTTGCTATTTATCGCGGTATTACAACGAATAATTTGAATATGACAGTTGTTGGTAGTTTACTTATTGCTATATTAGCGTTAGTTGCAGATTTCTTATTGGCAAATATTGAAAAAAGAATCCAAGTACATCATGGATTATCCAAGCATATTAAAAAATGGGTGATGTCGATTGCTGTTTTATTTACAGTCATCATAGGTGCTTTTTATTTAGTTCCTATGGAAAAACCCATTCACATTGCGACTAAGCCAACGACTGAGGGTTATGTTTTAGGAGAAATGTTAAAGCAACTCATAGAGGAAAAAACAGATTTAAACGTAAAAATAACACACGGTGTAGGTGGAGGAACAGCGAATATTCATCCGGCAGTTTTAAAAGGTGAATTTGATATGTATCCAGAATATACAGGAACTGCATGGCAAGTAGTGTTAAAACATACGGAACCTTATTATGAAGGAAAATTTGATGTATTAATGAAAGATTATCACGACATGTTCCATCTTGAGTGGGGGAATAATTTTGGCTTTAATGACACATATGGTATTGCTGTGAGAAAAGAAATAGCCGATCAATATCAATTAAAAACATATAGCGATTTAGTGGCTATTGCCAATCAACTTACTTTTGGTGCAGAATATGATTTTTATGAAAGAGAAGATGGTTATAAAGCATTGCAGAAAGTATATGATTTGTCTTTTAAAAAAACGGTGGATATGGATAATGGATTAAAATATCAAGCCATTCATGATGGTAAGATAGATGTCATGACTATTTTTACAACAGATGGGCAGTTATCTTCTGCAAATATTGTTGTATTGGAAGATGATAAAAAATTATATCCATCTTATGTCGCCGGTACAGTTGTTCGAGAGGACGTTTTAATGCAACATCCAGAATTAAGAAAAGTATTAGCATTGCTAAATCATACTTTAGATGATAAAACGATGTCTGAACTGAATGATAAGGTAGAAAGTAAAGGCGAGAAACCGAGTGATGTTGCAAAAAACTATTTAAAAACATTGGGATTGATTGGAGAATAA
- a CDS encoding homoserine kinase — protein sequence MTIKVPATSANMGVGFDSIGIAVQLYLELDVLEETNEWIIEHDIPYLPNNDRNLIIQIAKRTCHKLKPHRLRMRTNIPTTRGLGSSSSAIIAGIELANYLGNLNLSIDDKIQLATKYEGHPDNVAPALIGNLVISAAMNKRVFWSKVYVNHVVGVACIPAKPLSTKESRGVLPDMLSLKEAAKGSAISNVFVSQIARGYLKYIRHIIESDVFHEPYRKHLVPELVQIRELLKKEYTYGTYLSGAGPTVMTLVPPQQVKKITHLLTEAFPEHDIVPLEIDRTGVQIIYHD from the coding sequence ATAACCATTAAAGTGCCAGCAACATCGGCAAATATGGGAGTGGGATTTGATTCGATAGGTATAGCTGTTCAGTTATATTTAGAATTAGATGTTTTGGAAGAAACAAATGAATGGATAATCGAGCATGATATTCCTTATTTACCAAATAATGACCGTAATTTAATCATTCAAATTGCTAAGAGAACATGTCATAAATTAAAACCACATCGTTTACGCATGAGAACGAATATACCAACAACCAGAGGTCTAGGAAGTTCATCATCTGCCATTATTGCAGGAATAGAATTAGCAAACTATTTAGGTAATTTAAATTTATCAATAGATGATAAAATACAACTAGCAACAAAGTATGAGGGACATCCAGATAATGTTGCTCCTGCTTTGATTGGAAACTTGGTTATTAGTGCTGCCATGAATAAACGTGTCTTTTGGTCAAAAGTTTATGTTAATCATGTTGTGGGCGTGGCTTGTATTCCTGCAAAACCATTGTCAACAAAAGAGAGTAGAGGCGTTTTACCGGATATGCTCTCTTTAAAAGAAGCCGCAAAAGGTAGTGCAATTAGTAATGTTTTTGTATCTCAAATCGCGAGAGGTTATTTGAAATATATTCGTCATATTATTGAAAGTGACGTCTTTCATGAACCGTATCGTAAACATTTAGTACCAGAATTGGTTCAAATTCGTGAATTATTAAAAAAAGAATATACATACGGTACATATTTAAGTGGGGCGGGACCGACGGTCATGACTTTAGTACCCCCTCAACAAGTAAAAAAAATTACCCATTTATTAACAGAAGCCTTTCCAGAGCATGATATTGTTCCTTTGGAAATTGACCGAACAGGTGTACAAATTATTTATCACGACTAA
- a CDS encoding homoserine dehydrogenase, producing the protein MQEYLSVGILGFGTVGSGVFDIIQNHQEKMSQVLGKNVRVTKVLVRELEPYQEIINSCDTFFTTDINDLLTPDMDIIVEVIGGTTVAYEYVKRALQANKHVVTANKDLIALYGTELFDLAKTQGVDFYYEASVGGGIPILRALTISMASDEVTEIVGILNGTTNYMLTQMIQNGLSYDEALKQAQALGFAEADPTSDVDGLDAARKVVILTRLGFGMAIQLNDMDISGIRHLNKHDMAFADNQGYVIKLLGMTKCENGQVYAQVGASFVKKEHPLSTVHQENNAVYVTGKALGETMFYGAGAGKLPTANSVVSDIMAIGVNILSGKTGRPFSTYQQPTAFLSTDKVFFDYYYRIYLQQGFDDSAMIEQVFAKHGVNVSKVEILKEENHVTMFVMTELEKVATHKVVIDALQKEQSVVDVVSLTIF; encoded by the coding sequence ATGCAAGAATATTTATCAGTAGGAATATTAGGGTTTGGAACAGTTGGAAGTGGTGTTTTTGACATCATTCAAAATCATCAAGAAAAAATGAGCCAAGTATTAGGTAAAAACGTACGTGTGACAAAAGTATTGGTGCGTGAGTTAGAGCCTTATCAAGAAATTATCAATAGTTGTGATACTTTTTTTACAACTGATATTAACGATTTGTTAACACCAGATATGGATATTATTGTTGAAGTGATTGGTGGAACAACGGTCGCTTATGAGTATGTGAAACGTGCTTTGCAAGCGAACAAACATGTTGTGACAGCAAATAAAGATTTAATTGCACTTTATGGAACAGAACTGTTTGACCTTGCTAAAACACAAGGTGTTGATTTTTATTATGAAGCAAGTGTTGGTGGCGGTATTCCTATTTTACGTGCGTTAACTATAAGTATGGCCTCAGATGAGGTGACAGAAATTGTTGGTATTTTGAATGGTACAACGAACTATATGCTGACACAAATGATTCAAAACGGTTTAAGTTATGACGAAGCACTTAAACAAGCACAAGCACTTGGGTTTGCCGAGGCAGACCCAACAAGTGATGTGGATGGCTTAGACGCAGCACGTAAAGTTGTTATCTTAACGCGTTTAGGATTTGGAATGGCTATTCAATTAAACGATATGGATATAAGTGGTATTCGTCATTTAAATAAACACGATATGGCATTTGCGGATAATCAAGGTTATGTGATCAAATTATTGGGAATGACGAAGTGTGAGAATGGACAAGTGTACGCACAAGTAGGTGCGAGTTTTGTGAAAAAAGAACATCCATTATCGACTGTTCACCAAGAAAATAATGCGGTTTATGTTACAGGGAAAGCACTGGGTGAAACGATGTTTTACGGAGCAGGTGCGGGTAAATTACCAACGGCTAATTCAGTTGTAAGTGATATTATGGCGATTGGTGTGAATATACTTTCTGGAAAAACAGGTAGACCATTTTCAACGTATCAACAACCAACAGCCTTTTTATCGACCGATAAAGTGTTCTTTGACTATTATTATCGTATTTATTTACAACAAGGTTTTGATGACAGTGCAATGATTGAACAAGTTTTTGCAAAGCATGGTGTAAATGTTTCTAAAGTAGAAATTCTAAAAGAAGAAAATCATGTCACAATGTTTGTCATGACCGAATTAGAAAAGGTTGCAACACATAAAGTTGTGATAGACGCATTACAAAAAGAACAATCTGTTGTTGATGTTGTGTCTTTAACTATTTTTTAA
- a CDS encoding RluA family pseudouridine synthase, which yields MYFEWTYEKEVEISLKAFLKAHDISRRLLAKVKFHGGQLLVNGKEETVRYVLKNGDCIRMVIPKEEAQPNVIPVFLPIDILYEDEHVLAVNKPAGVASIPSYLHPKYSMANRVKGYFVQNNNEHQVIHIVTRLDKDTSGVMLFAKHQFAHGQLDKQLRAGQVDKQYIAIAQQSDELFEYGVIDAPIGRVPDSIMTRQVIADGSGKEARTEYWLYARGYNMSVYKIKLHTGRTHQIRVHFTHKKATLIGDDLYGGRMDTSLQRQALHCEKLAFKHPFSDEIITCHAPMPKDMQVLVEKCQIFDRNGIERN from the coding sequence ATGTATTTTGAGTGGACATACGAAAAAGAAGTAGAAATATCCTTGAAAGCTTTTTTGAAAGCACACGATATTTCAAGACGTTTATTGGCAAAAGTAAAATTCCACGGTGGACAATTATTGGTAAACGGAAAAGAAGAAACGGTACGATATGTCTTAAAAAATGGGGATTGCATTCGTATGGTCATTCCAAAGGAAGAGGCACAGCCAAATGTGATACCTGTTTTTTTACCGATTGATATATTGTATGAAGATGAGCATGTTTTAGCTGTCAATAAACCAGCAGGTGTTGCCTCGATTCCGTCTTACTTACATCCAAAGTATTCTATGGCAAATCGAGTGAAAGGTTATTTTGTCCAAAATAATAATGAGCATCAAGTGATTCATATTGTGACACGCTTGGATAAAGATACCTCGGGTGTGATGTTATTTGCTAAACACCAGTTTGCACATGGACAATTAGATAAACAATTACGTGCTGGACAAGTTGACAAGCAATACATAGCCATAGCACAGCAATCTGATGAATTATTTGAGTATGGTGTGATTGATGCTCCTATTGGGCGTGTACCGGATTCAATAATGACAAGACAAGTCATAGCAGACGGTTCTGGAAAAGAGGCACGAACAGAATATTGGCTCTATGCGCGTGGTTATAATATGAGTGTGTATAAAATTAAATTACATACAGGACGAACACATCAAATTAGAGTACATTTTACACATAAAAAGGCAACGCTTATTGGAGATGATTTATACGGTGGACGTATGGACACGTCTTTACAAAGACAAGCTTTACACTGTGAAAAATTGGCGTTTAAGCATCCGTTTTCTGATGAAATAATTACGTGTCATGCGCCAATGCCAAAAGATATGCAAGTACTTGTAGAAAAATGTCAAATTTTTGATAGAAATGGCATAGAAAGAAACTGA
- a CDS encoding NAD kinase, which yields MKIALVVSRSNKSQEVKQALLTRLEQESVEIDEKHPEIVISIGGDGTLLKAFHQYTHRLSNVHFLAIHTGNLGFYTDFLDEELEDVVACLKEKTHQTYQYPLLRVNIVQSDKCISHMVLNEVTVKTLTGTLVCEVSIDDALFEIFRGDGLCVCTPTGSTGLNKSLGGALLHPKMEAMQLTEIAALNNRVYKTIGSPLILPKGESVRLIVKDAVSPFVVIDNIDPIHFETQDNVEITVSISEEHIHFINYKNIDFWMRTKNSFIGK from the coding sequence ATGAAAATCGCATTAGTAGTAAGTCGTTCAAATAAATCACAAGAAGTGAAACAAGCATTATTAACACGTCTTGAACAAGAATCAGTAGAAATTGATGAAAAACATCCAGAAATTGTTATTTCCATAGGTGGAGATGGTACTTTATTAAAAGCATTTCATCAGTATACACATCGCCTAAGTAATGTTCATTTTTTGGCAATTCATACTGGGAATTTAGGATTTTATACCGATTTTTTAGATGAAGAACTAGAAGATGTTGTGGCATGTTTAAAAGAAAAAACACATCAAACGTATCAATATCCTTTATTAAGAGTGAATATTGTACAATCTGATAAATGTATCTCGCACATGGTTTTGAACGAAGTGACGGTGAAAACATTGACGGGCACTTTGGTATGTGAAGTGAGTATTGATGATGCATTATTTGAAATTTTTAGAGGAGATGGTTTGTGTGTGTGCACTCCTACGGGATCAACAGGGTTAAACAAGTCTTTAGGAGGAGCATTATTGCATCCGAAAATGGAAGCCATGCAGTTAACAGAAATTGCTGCATTAAATAATCGGGTCTATAAAACGATAGGCTCCCCTTTAATTTTACCGAAAGGGGAAAGTGTGCGTTTAATCGTGAAAGATGCGGTTTCTCCTTTTGTCGTGATTGATAATATTGATCCAATTCATTTTGAAACCCAAGACAATGTTGAAATAACGGTATCCATTAGTGAGGAACATATTCATTTTATCAATTATAAAAATATTGATTTTTGGATGCGTACGAAAAATTCATTTATTGGAAAGTAG
- a CDS encoding CYTH domain-containing protein, producing the protein MSKELEKELKTGLTESEYHHLYTFLQCDKRPLISQENYYFDTFDNQLLNHKLGLRIRLDDTHGEFTLKVPVAEHEKMEITDIFSLDLGRAYLQSNTFPNGHVVQELRHYNISSTNLIQIGTLKNERYEIETLDGLWVLDKSYFQNGITYELEFEYETNTKPFYDFLEKHGILFKALPSKLARAVNRQA; encoded by the coding sequence ATGAGCAAAGAACTAGAAAAAGAATTGAAAACAGGCTTAACAGAAAGCGAATATCATCATTTATATACATTTCTACAATGTGACAAGCGACCACTTATCTCACAAGAAAATTATTATTTTGATACATTCGATAATCAATTACTCAATCATAAACTTGGATTACGCATTCGCTTAGACGATACACATGGAGAATTCACATTAAAAGTACCCGTAGCAGAGCATGAAAAAATGGAAATAACCGATATATTCTCTCTTGACTTAGGAAGAGCTTATCTACAATCAAATACCTTCCCAAATGGTCATGTTGTACAAGAACTACGTCATTACAATATATCAAGCACAAATCTTATTCAAATTGGTACACTCAAAAACGAACGATATGAAATAGAAACATTAGATGGGTTGTGGGTTTTGGATAAAAGTTATTTTCAAAATGGTATAACATACGAACTAGAGTTTGAATATGAAACAAATACGAAACCATTTTATGATTTTTTAGAAAAACACGGTATTCTATTTAAGGCATTACCGTCAAAATTAGCACGTGCTGTCAATCGTCAAGCATAA
- a CDS encoding DsbA family protein, with amino-acid sequence MLDMPLNQKKEPAHVLDIYLFIDPIDTSCHQCATEILDFLNTLNMKVYTHFIPYFNLKTIDEYIKKYQLPTTDLTLRNKIYETDYLIGLTYKAATFQGKRKARQFLAQLKVLTDTYRHNLTDEDILGIAELSNLDLSMLLEDRQSENAKYLYQKDLEIAHKFSISKVPSIIVFDSCRPNGILIEEDITVSHIQHVIETSMDCLKAK; translated from the coding sequence ATGTTAGATATGCCTTTAAATCAGAAAAAAGAACCTGCACACGTTTTAGATATTTACTTATTTATTGATCCGATCGACACGTCTTGTCATCAATGTGCAACAGAAATACTGGACTTTTTAAACACATTAAATATGAAAGTATATACTCATTTTATTCCGTACTTTAATTTAAAAACGATTGATGAGTATATCAAAAAATATCAATTACCAACAACAGATTTAACATTACGTAATAAGATATATGAAACAGATTATTTAATTGGATTAACTTATAAAGCGGCGACTTTCCAAGGAAAACGTAAAGCACGCCAATTTTTAGCGCAATTAAAAGTCCTAACCGATACTTATCGTCATAACTTAACCGATGAAGATATTTTAGGTATTGCTGAATTATCCAATTTAGACTTATCCATGTTATTAGAAGATAGACAATCAGAAAATGCAAAATACTTATATCAAAAAGATTTAGAAATTGCACATAAATTTTCAATTTCTAAAGTGCCGTCTATCATTGTCTTTGACTCTTGTAGACCTAATGGTATTTTGATTGAAGAAGATATTACAGTATCTCATATACAACATGTTATCGAAACAAGTATGGATTGTTTAAAAGCAAAATAA